The genomic region GATATGTAAAATCTTTATGTGATATATTATAATAATCTTGAATTTATAGTGAATGGAGTAGAAAAGTTTGATAGATAATAAGAAGGAGCAAGAGAGGGAAGAAGTATATAGGGCGATATAGAGTATAGCAGATGATTTAAGAGGTAATGTTGACGGCATATATCTGAAGATTTCAGGAATTATGTAAATAAAAATGAAATTTAAGATGGAAAAATTAATTTTGATTATGCAAAACTTAGTGATGAGGAAACTGGTCAGATTAAATATAAAATGACTGTTAGTAAAGTATTTTTTATTTTTCCTTCAGAGCTTTTTGAAAATTTTAGAGCTAAAGCAAAAATTGAAGATATCTGTGATTTATAATTATGGAGTTAATGAAGAAAATACTGGCGGACTTGTAGATGATGAAAATTCTGATAGCATAGAAGGACTCTCTGATTCTTCAAGGGATTTTTTAGAAATGGCAATAAAAGATTATAATAAAAAATTTGGTACATCTTATGATACTTCAAGTTAAAAATTTTCAAACTTTTATAAAGATGTTTCTTATAAAATGAAATCTAGAGAACTCGATTTACTTATTGTAGTGAATATGTTTTTAACTGGGCTTGATGCTACGACATTAAATACTCTATGGGTTGATAAAAATTTAAAAATGTATGGACTTATTTAAGCTTTTAGTAGAATAAATAGAATATTAAATTCAGTAAAAACTTTTGGAAACATTGTGTGTTTTAGAAATTTACAGAAAGAAACAGATGAGGCAATTGTTCTTTTTACTAATAGTGAGGCAAGAGGAACCATAATCTTAAGAATTTATGAGGATTATTATTATGGATATGAAGATGAAAATGAAAAATATTATAGGGATATAGTGAAATAATTGGGGGAAGAAGTAGAAAAAAGTTTTATCGCTTTATTCAGCAGTGTATTAAAGCTTAAAAATATATTATCTAGTTTTGATAACTTTGAAGAAAATAAAATTTTAAATAAAAGAGAATTTTAAGATTATACAGGTATGTATAATGATTTACATGAAAAAATAAGACACGTAGGAAATGGTGATAGAGAAAATATAAATGATGATATCGTTTTTGAAATGGAACTTGTAAAATAAATTAAAGTTAATATCGATTATATTTTAAATTTACTAATACAATTAATGCAGAAAGTGAAGTAATAGATGATTGGAGAAAATTTGTTAAAAATATTTTTAGAGATGGCGAAGTTAAAATTATAGGAACAAATATTTTGGAATAGTTTATAAAGAAGATGTTAGTGAAAATTATAAGGAAGTTGTTTTGATTTAAGAAATATAATTTTTATATTTCGTAACATTATATAAGTCGAGATAGAGATTTAAAGTTGGAAGCTGCGGGTAGATTTCATAGATTTTTGAATATCTAGCTCGCTTTTTTTGTGTATAGATATGTTCCAGCAAATCAATATGGTGTTAAGGCACCCTTTGAAGTCGAAGATGAAAATTTTATGGCAGTATGCTTTAATGAAAACAAAGACAAATTGAATGGAATTATAGAATACGAATCAGCTTTTGGGATATAGTTTAAATTTTAGTTTATCATAGCAAGGATAAAAATTGTTATTTATGTAAGTTATTATATATGAATTATGAAAGGTTTGAAAGAAGGTCTTTAACAATTTGAGAGTGGGGGATGAAAATATGTTTTATATGAAAGCAAAAAAAGAACATAACATATCAAAAACACGGTTTGAATGTAGAAGAGATAACCTCACAATTCGTGGAACGGGGTATAGACCAATAGGAATAAATTTACCAATAGCAATAGTTTGTCATGGGTTTATGGCATTTCAAAGTATTGTAAGACAATATGCAATCGAATTAGCAAATATGGGATATTTAACATATACTTTTGATTTTTGTGGAGGGAGTGTCATAATGGGGAAAAGTGATGGCTTAACCACTGAAATGTCTGTATTAACAGAAGTTAAAGATTTAGAAAGAGTTATTGACTATGCTATTAACAGAGAATATGCTGACAAAAATAATATTGTTGTTATGGGATGCATTCAGGGAGGTTATGTTTCTGCCTTGACTGTAGCAAAGGGAAAATATAATGTAAATAAATTAGTTCTTTTTTATCCAGCATTTTGTATTCCAGATGATGCTAATGCAGGAAAGATGATGTTTGCAAAATTTGATCCGAACAATTTACCAGAAATTATTAGATGCGGTCCTATGAAACTTGGGAAATGTTATGTTGAGGATGTCATAAAAATGAATCCATTTGAGGAAATTAAAGGCTATAAGAATGATGTTTTGATTGTTCATGGAGCGAAAGATAAAATTGTAGACATTAATTATTCAAAAAGAGCTTTTGATGTATATAAAAACAGTATTTCAAATAGGAATGTCAGATTTGAAATAATAGAAAATGGAAGACATGGGTTTTCTAAAAAAATCGATAAAATTGCTATAGAAACATTGAGAGATTTTATAATATCTTAATATTATATGTACTGTTAAAAAATTAAAGAGAACTTGTTAGTTCTCTAAAAATAAAATTTCATAAATTATTGTAAATTCAAAATTTCTACCTTTTGATTCACAATTTTTCTTGTTTTAGAATCTTTTTTAAACTGTAGTAATAGTACGCTATCATTGAAAGTTACTTTTTTGTTACTTTTTGTATTTTTAGTTTGAATTGATTCGGAAATAGTAGCAAGTGGTGATACTCTTTTTAATATGGGTTCTTTTTTTGAGTTTTGTGTATTTGATTTAAGAAAGTCATAAGAACTACTTCTACTAGTAAGAGGTTTAAAACCTGAACGTATGCTTTGTAAAATTCTAGTAAAGACAGATGCACTACTTATGCTAGAATTTATAGCGATAGGACTTGCAATAACTATACCTAGAAGTGTTATAATACATTTTTTATTAATTTTCATTAAATCATCACCTATAAAATTATTATTATAAATTTAAAAATTTACTCTGATATTAAAATATAGTGAGTTCAATTATATTAAAATAATCTTTGATATACAATAAAATATTTAATATTTGGTGTATTTAAAAAACAAGGTAGCCAGTTATGGCTACCAATTTTTATATTATCTGCTTACTATTTTTAAATCAGCTGCTATTTCTTTATCAACAGTTTGATTATTGTCAATTTTTTGTGCAATTTGTACTCCAAGTTCACCAATTAAATCTGGTTGTTGTGCAACTGTTGCTTGCATTTCACCATTTTCAATGGCGTCTAGAGCGTCGTCTCCTCCATCAAATCCTATAACAGTAGCATCTATGTTATTTGCCATTATTGCTTTTGCTGCACCCAATGCCATTTCATCATTATGTGCAAAGACAACCTGTATGTCTTTATTTCCTTGTATTATGTTTTCCATGACAGAGAGACCTTTTTGTCTATCAAAATCTGCTGCTTGACTTGATATAAAAGTTACATTTGATTTATCATCTAGTACACTATGGAATCCAGCCCCTCTATCTCTTGTAGCTGAAGCACCTGGAATGCCTTGAATTTCTACTATGTTTACATTTTGAGTAGTACCAAATTTTTCTAACACAAATTCTCCAGCCATTGCTCCACCTTTAATATTGTCTGAAGCTATATGCGTTGTTACTTCACCACCATTTGATTGTCTGTCTAAAGTTATTACTGGAATATTGCTTTGATTTGCAACTTCTATAGCTTTGACAACTGCATCACTATCTGTTGGGTTTATCAATAAAGCTACAATGTCTAGTTGTATTAAGTCTTCTATATTTGATCTTTCTTTTACTGGATCATTTTGAGAGTCTAAAACGATTAAATCATATCCTAATTTTTTTGATTCTCTTTCAGCTCCATCTTTCATGCTTACAAAGAAAGGATTATTTAATGTTGATAAGACTAATCCTATTTTTTTATTATTTGTCTTATCTGAACAACTCGTAAAAAGTCCAATTGTTAAAAAAGTTACTAAACTTAAAGATAATATTTTTTTTAGAAATTTCATATTATCCCTCCTTACTTTGTAAATCATGCTTTCTTTCTGCTCTTTTTATCTAATAATACAGCTATTAAAATAACTAAACCTTTTACAATTGATTGATAAAATGGAGATACGTTCATTAAATTTAATCCGTTATTCAATACACCAATAATTAAAGCACCTATTATAGTTCCAGTAATTTTTCCTTCTCCACCAGATAATGATGTACCACCAATAACAACGGCAGCTATTGCATCTAATTCAAAACTAGTTCCAGCATTTGGAGAAGCAGATCCTATTCTACTAGTAATTATAATTCCAGCGATCGATGACGCAAATCCAGATATAACATAAACAAGTGTTTTTATTTTATTTGTATTTATTCCCGAAAGTTTCGCTGAATCTTCATTTCCACCTAAAGCATATAAATATCTTCCAAATCTCGTTTGAGTTAAAAGATATATTGAGATGATTAAAATGACTATAGTAATTATTACTGGAATTGGAATAAATCCTATTTTTCCATTACCAATTTTCACGAAAGTTTCTGATAATTTTGATATCGGGGTACCATTTGTAAATACTAATGTTGCACCTCTAAATATTGTCATAGTTGCAAGTGTAACTATAAATGCTTGTAATTTACCTTTTGATATTAATATTCCATTTATTAATCCAATAACTATACCAGTTATAGCAGCTACTAAAATAGCTAAAGGTATATTATTTGTAGACTTTAATATAGATGCTGCTAAAGCACCACTTATTGCTACAGTTGATCCAACAGATAGATCTATCCCACCTGTTAGAATAACAAATGTCATACCTATTGCAATTATTGCATTTGTTGAAACTTGTGTAAAAATATTTGTTATATTAGATAGAGTCATGAATGCAGGTGATACAATGGTTATTACAACACATAAAACAATTAAACCTATTAGTGATTTATATTTATCTAGGATTTCTTTAAAATTATTGTTCATTTTTAATTCCTCCAAATTATTGATTAATGCCAACGGATAATTTCATAATTTTCTCTTGAGTTGCTTCTTCTCGATTTAATTCACCAGTAATTTTTCCTTCACTCATTACTAAAATTCTGTCGCTTATTCCTAAAACCTCGGGTAAATCTGAAGAAATCATTATTATTGCTTTACCTGATTCTTTAAGTTCATTTAATAATTCATATATTTCTTTTTTGGCTCCTACATCTATTCCTCTTGTTGGTTCATCTATTATAAGAATGTCTGGTGATAGAAGAAGCCATTTTTTGCAAGTATAACTTTTTGCTGATTTCCACCACTTAAATTTTTAATTAATTGATCTTTATTTGGAGTTTTAATATTGAGTTTTTTTATATAGAAGTCAATATCTTTTTTTGTCTTATTTTTGTTTATAATTTTAAAACCATTTTCATATTTACATAAATTTGATAATATCATGTTATCTTCAACAGATAACCCGAGTATACATCCTTCTTTCTTCCTATCTTCTGATAAATAGCAAATTCCATTATTTATTGCTTGCTGAATATTTTTGATATTTATTCTTTTACCTTTTAATTTGATAGTTCCTTTTTCCTTCTTATAATATCCAAATATAGTTTTTGCAAGCTCCGTTCTTCCTGCTCCCATTAGGCCAGCAATACCAACTATTTCTCCTTC from Candidatus Arthromitus sp. SFB-mouse-Japan harbors:
- a CDS encoding alpha/beta hydrolase family protein, whose protein sequence is MFYMKAKKEHNISKTRFECRRDNLTIRGTGYRPIGINLPIAIVCHGFMAFQSIVRQYAIELANMGYLTYTFDFCGGSVIMGKSDGLTTEMSVLTEVKDLERVIDYAINREYADKNNIVVMGCIQGGYVSALTVAKGKYNVNKLVLFYPAFCIPDDANAGKMMFAKFDPNNLPEIIRCGPMKLGKCYVEDVIKMNPFEEIKGYKNDVLIVHGAKDKIVDINYSKRAFDVYKNSISNRNVRFEIIENGRHGFSKKIDKIAIETLRDFIIS
- the rbsB gene encoding ribose ABC transporter substrate-binding protein RbsB yields the protein MKFLKKILSLSLVTFLTIGLFTSCSDKTNNKKIGLVLSTLNNPFFVSMKDGAERESKKLGYDLIVLDSQNDPVKERSNIEDLIQLDIVALLINPTDSDAVVKAIEVANQSNIPVITLDRQSNGGEVTTHIASDNIKGGAMAGEFVLEKFGTTQNVNIVEIQGIPGASATRDRGAGFHSVLDDKSNVTFISSQAADFDRQKGLSVMENIIQGNKDIQVVFAHNDEMALGAAKAIMANNIDATVIGFDGGDDALDAIENGEMQATVAQQPDLIGELGVQIAQKIDNNQTVDKEIAADLKIVSR
- a CDS encoding ABC transporter permease, translating into MNNNFKEILDKYKSLIGLIVLCVVITIVSPAFMTLSNITNIFTQVSTNAIIAIGMTFVILTGGIDLSVGSTVAISGALAASILKSTNNIPLAILVAAITGIVIGLINGILISKGKLQAFIVTLATMTIFRGATLVFTNGTPISKLSETFVKIGNGKIGFIPIPVIITIVILIISIYLLTQTRFGRYLYALGGNEDSAKLSGINTNKIKTLVYVISGFASSIAGIIITSRIGSASPNAGTSFELDAIAAVVIGGTSLSGGEGKITGTIIGALIIGVLNNGLNLMNVSPFYQSIVKGLVILIAVLLDKKSRKKA